A genomic segment from Glycine soja cultivar W05 chromosome 18, ASM419377v2, whole genome shotgun sequence encodes:
- the LOC114394674 gene encoding importin subunit alpha-4-like, producing MSLQPGSSSASEKRKRSYHSRTDPYKDTLLSKRRESFAVYSKEELLEDIPVMKQRLWSESAAEQFEGTIHFRKLLANGHPPIDEVIKADVVPRIVEFLESDGLHQLQFEALWVLTNIASGTSQHKRAVVDHGAVPKLVKLLSPTNNYDDVREQAVWVLGNIAFDSPCYSDLILNEHALLPLLSLLNPPSPILSMLRITTWTLSNLVRGKPPVTLEQVKTLMPVLKTLIHNSDEEVVSDACWALFYISDVSSDTTKTIVEAEFCVKLVDLLTNSSLTVIVPVLRTLGNIVAGDDAQTQLTIDKGLITGLSKLLLISRDKEQIYKETCWTISNITAGNGAQIQAIIDAHIIPVLVAIVIYRKDCEIDLKKEVAWAISNATRGSHDQIRYLVDQRCIQALCDLLAYPNSEIVSNCLEGLENILVVGEVDKDIDRGNSFAERVDKCDGWGMIENLKSHDKKEIKERAARIFKTFWAEDDLVEDTDLQDDLGRG from the exons atgtcTCTGCAACCTGGTTCTAGTTCTGCTTCagagaagaggaagagaagCTATCATAGTAGAACTGACCCCTACAAAGACACCCTCCTCAGTAAACGAagagaatcttttgctgtctaTTCCAAAGAAGAG CTATTGGAAGATATTCCTGTGATGAAGCAACGACTATGGTCTGAGTCCGCTGCCGAACAATTCGAGGGAACTATTCACTTCAGAAAACTGTTAGCAAATG GGCACCCTCCAATTGATGAGGTGATTAAAGCAGACGTTGTCCCTCGCATTGTGGAGTTCTTGGAAAGCGATGGTTTACACCAGTTGCAG TTTGAGGCTTTATGGGTGTTAACCAATATTGCTAGTGGAACATCCCAACACAAAAGAGCTGTTGTTGACCACGGAGCTGTTCCCAAGTTGGTGAAACTTCTCAGCCCTACCAACAACTATGACGATGTCAGAGAGCAG GCAGTATGGGTTTTAGGGAACATTGCTTTTGATTCCCCATGCTATAGTGATCTTATTCTTAACGAACATGCTCTTCTACCATTATTATCTCTGTTGAACCCACCATCTCCAATATTGTCTATGTTGAGGATTACTACATGGACTTTATCCAACTTGGTCCGTGGAAAGCCTCCGGTAACTTTGGAACAG GTAAAGACTTTGATGCCTGTCCTTAAGACACTCATCCACAACAGCGACGAAGAAGTTGTATCAGATGCATGCTGGGCTCTCTTTTACATTTCAGATGTCTCAAGTGACACAACAAAGACTATTGTTGAAGCAGAATTTTGCGTAAAACTTGTGGATCTTCTGAC GAATTCATCACTTACAGTTATTGTACCTGTACTTCGGACTCTGGGAAACATTGTTGCTGGTGATGATGCTCAGACTCAG CTTACAATTGATAAAGGATTGATCACGGGTCTTTCGAaacttcttcttatttctcggGACAAAGAACAGATCTACAAAGAAACTTGTTGGACAATCTCAAATATCACAGCTGGGAATGGAGCTCAAATACAG GCTATCATCGATGCCCATATTATTCCTGTTCTTGTTGCTATTGTAATTTATCGTAAAGACTGTGAGATTGACCTAAAGAAGGAGGTGGCCTGGGCCATCTCCAATGCCACTAGAGGATCTCATGACCAAATCAG GTACCTGGTGGATCAACGTTGCATTCAGGCACTATGTGATCTCTTGGCTTATCCAAACTCAGAGATTGTGTCAAACTGTCTCGAGGGGCTAGAGAACATTTTGGTGGTTGGAGAAGTTGACAAGGATATTGATAGAGGCAATAGCTTTGCTGAAAGGGTTGATAAGTGTGATGGATGGGGTATGATTGAAAATTTGAAGAGCCATGACAAGAAGGAGATTAAAGAGAGAGCTGCGAGGATTTTCAAGACATTTTGGGCAGAGGATGATTTGGTGGAAGATACGGATCTTCAGGATGATTTGGGCAGAGGATGA